The Treponema phagedenis DNA segment TTTGCGCTCCGCTTCACGCTTTTGTGCTAACTCTTGTGCTTTGCGCTCCGCTTCACGCTTTTGAGCGAGCTCTTGCTGCGCTTTGCGCTCGGCTTTACGCTTTTGTGCCAACTCTTGCTGCGCTTTGCGCTCTGCTTCACGCTTTTGTGCAAGCTCTTGTGCTTTTCGCTCGGCTTCACGTTTTTGAGCGAGCTCTTGCTGCGCTTTGCGCTCTGCTTCACGCTTTTGTGCAAGCTCTTGTGCTTTTCGTTCGGCTTCACGTTTTTGAGCGAGCTCTTGGGCTTTACGCTCCGCTTCACGTTTTTGTGCTAATCCCGTTTGACTTGATGTTTCTATTGCGGCTATCGTATTAGTTGAGCCTTTTTGCAAATCGGTTTCTTTATAAGAAGTATTGCCAGAAGACGGGACGTTTTGTTTTTCGGATGATAATGCGTTTTGAGAATCTGTATTTTGAGCGCCGTCAAGCTGTATACCGCCTGAAGTTTTTCCGCTTGCTCCCGCATTTTTTGCAAGCGCCAGGTTTGCTTCCTGAGCCTGCCTGAAAAGCTCATCTTCACCCATATCTATCTCAGATTGAGTTTTTTCACCGAGTATACTTTTTCCCTCTTGTTCCGCAAGCCATGCCAATTCTTCGGCAATTTTCTTTTCATCATCAGTAGTGTCTTTCCCCGAAGGATTTACTGACGCAATCGGTAGTTCCTGATTTTTTGATTTTGAAAAAAATAAAAAATATCCGCCGATAAGTAATAAACAAAGCAGTATACCTGCTCCCACTGCAATTAAAAATTTTTGTAAATTATTCAAGTTTATAATCCTCCGAGTAGTTAATAGTATCTTCAGATCCGGCTGAAATTGAATCCGCATCTTTTCCGTCTTGTAAGGATGTTTCTAATGAATCCCGCAAGTTTTTATATCGTTCTTCGGCAAGCCTTTTTTCTTCCGCTTCGGCAGCTTTACGAGCCTCTTCACGAATTTTTACAATTTCAATTTCGTGTTGACGCGCTTCAAGCAAAGATATCATTCGCTGGATAGAAGGTCTTTGAGAAGAATCAAAATCCAAATTTAAGTATGTTTTATAATCCTGTAAAGCTTTATCATACTCTTCTTGTTTCATATAGGTATTAGCCCGGTTTAAAACAGCGGGCGCAAAGGAGCTTTTTTTTGTCAAAGTTTCAGTAAAAGATTTTTCTGCATCGGTATATCGGTTTTGCATAAAAAATGCGTTTCCGAGGTTGTAATCATACAGGTATGAATCTCCCCCTGCACCTTCTTTGCCTTTTTGTAGCCAGTAAATGGCATCCACATATTTTCCTGTTTGCAAATAGGCAACCCCAAGATAGAGATGTACGTGCATATTTGAAGGATCTTCTTGAGAAGCTTTAAATAAAAGCGAGACCGCTTTATCCGGCTCATGCTGCATTAAAAGCTTTTTTCCTTCATTAAAGTAGTCAAAGGCAACCAGCGGTTTAGAAAAAAAACACAGTGTACAAAAAATTGCTATTTTTATAACAAGTATATACTTGCGCGTCTTATACATTTGACATTCCTCCGTAAAAACTATACCATAAAGAATATGCCAACGATGTATTTAATAAGTTTAATCGCCGTACTCTCTTTAAGCATTGTTTTTTTGCTGGTGTTTCTTTTAAAAACTTTTTTAGCGCCTCATAAGATAACCCGAATTGAAAAAAATATCAATGCGGGAAGATATACAAATGCAATTAAACAGGCAAAGTCCGCACTTGCAAAAAATCCACAAAATTTTGCTGCGCGATATCTTTTGGGAAAAGCATATTTAGCTGATGATAAGCCTGAGCTTGCATTAGCTGAATTTAAAATAATAGGAAAAACAAAAGTTTTTACTAATATAAAAGAAGAGATTGAGTTTCGATCTACTATAGCCCGTTTGTATCTTAAATTTGATCAGCCTGAAGAAGCATTAAAAGAGTATGCATTATTAGTAAAGCTGGATCCGCATTGTGCGGATTTTCATTACTGTATCGGACAGCTTTTTGAACAAAAAAACATGAGTGATATGGCTATAAATTATTATAAAAGAGCTATTGATTTGAATCCGAAACATGCGCCGGCATATGCGGCTTTGGGGCTTTTATATTTTAGGAGCGGTCTTTTATCGGATGCAAAAGAGGCAATTGATACCGTGTTAAAATTCGGTCCGGATAACACGGATGCCTTATACTATCAGGGACGTCTTTTGCGGGAAACAAAAGACTATGCACATGCACTTACCGCGCTGGAAAAAGCGGCGCGAGATCCCGCATTGCGAAAAAAATGCTTTATTGAAAAGGGCAGATGCTATTTAGAAGCTCAAAGCACTGAAAAGGCGCTCTTTGAATTTGAACGGGCTTTAAAACTGACAAAACAGGATGATAGTCCCGCCACTTTGCAGCTCCGTTATTTTTTAGCCGCATGTTATGAAAAACAAAGAGAATTTGATAAGGCAATTGAACAATGGCAGCTTATCCGCGCGGTTTCTCCTCATTTTAAAGACATTGCCGAAAAACTTTCTCAATATCAGGGACTTCAATCAAATGATCATATGAAGGAATATTTGACACTTTCATCCGTTGACTTTATACGACTTTGCACAGTTATTGCGGAGCAGGCATTTAAATTGCATGTAAAATCTCAAAAAGAGATGAAGCAAGGCTGTATTATTGTCGGGACGCCTGCTGAAGCGGAGAAGTGGAGTAATGTCCGGGCTCAGCCTAAAATTATTGTTTTTTTTCGCGATTCTGAAATAATTACTGACAGTTTTTTACGGTCTTTACTGGAACAAATGAAAACAAAAGCTTTCACTCGCGGTATTGTTGTTTCGCCTTCGGGCTTTTCCCGATCGGCAATAAGTTTTGCTGAAACAAGGCCGATAGATCTCATAGATGAGGATAGTTTTAAGCAGCTTTTGGAAAATGCGGAAATAGCATTTAAACATTGACAGGGATGTGTATGAAAATTCTTTGCGTTTCCGATGAAATTGATGCCCTTGTTTACAACCACAATATAAGGGGGCGATATGCGGATATTGATTTGATTATTTCCGCAGGAGATCTTCCGATGGAATATTTGGAATTTATTGTTTCATCTTTGAATAAACCGCTTCTTTTTGTATTCGGGAATCATAATTTAAATGAATTTCCGTATTACCATGGGACATCTTCTCATCAATTAATGTATATTAATAAGAGAGAAAATCTTGATTTCGGATTTGGATCAACGTATATCGGATTTAAAATAAAACGAGAATCGGAGCTCATTATCATGGGAGTTTCAGGTTCAATGCGTTATAATAATGGGCTTTGTCAATATACGGAAGCCCAGATGTTCAGAAAAATTCTACGCCTCATTCCGCGCCTTTTTATCAATAAAATACGATACGGCAGATATTTGGATATTTTAGTAACTCATGCGCCGCCTTTGGGTATTCATGATAAAGAAGACCTTTGCCATAAAGGATTTAAATGTTTTTTATGGTTTATGAGAAAATTTAAACCGCGTTTTTTACTTCATGGGCATATACATCTTTACGATTTACAGGAAAAACGGGTAACAAAATATCATGAAACAACGGTTATCAATGTATATAGCCAATATATTTTAGATACGGAAGAAGAGTCATGAATTTCGAAATTGTACGGCAAACAGCATCTGAAGATTTTAATAAAGCAAGAAACAAAGCCTTATTGAATGAAATACAAAATTTCATGAATCCCGATAAAAGAAGGCTTATCTCTTTTAATGATTTAAAAAAAATACTTAAACCGAAAAACGAAGTATATGTGGGAATGAAAACTGTTCCAATCAAAAAAATTGTAGGTAGTGAAGGGCGATATCATGATTTTGATAACCATTTCTTGCCTCGCTCTAATATGCTGCGTCGGCGTTGGGAGCGGGTTGACCAAGCGCATTTATCAGATATTATTCTTCCTCCTATTCAGCTGTATGAATTGGCAGGGCTTTACTTTGTCAGAGACGGCAATCATCGGGTGTCGGTTGCAAAGGCTCAAGGAATAGAATTTATTGATGCCGAGATTATTTCTTTGCAAAGTGAAATTGTATTACCGACCGATGTTCGTCCCGATACGCTGGTGCCTGTTGTCATTCATTATGAAAAGCGAATTTTTTATGCACAAACAAATTTCGGAGATATTACCGATTATTGGGATTTAAATTTTACGGAAACAGGACGATATGATGTTATCTATAATCATATTCTTGTACATAAATATTTTCTCAATGAGCAAAGAAATAAGCAAAATCAATCCGAAGAGCTGCCTTTTAATGATGTAATTCTTTCATGGTTTCAAACAGTGTATACTCCCACAGTTGAAGTGATCAGAAAATATGGGATTTTATCGGAATTTAAAAGAAGAACAGAAAGCGATATTTATGTATGGCTGGTAAAGCACTGGGATGAGTTAAAACAAAAATACGGAGCCAACTTCAGTCTTGATGATGCGGGAAAAGATTTTGTGCAAGCGGTAAAAAAGCAGCAAGAAGGTTTTTTTAAACGACTGAAAAATTTTGCGGCAAATAGATTTCTTTTCAGAAAAAACAACTAAAATATCACCGA contains these protein-coding regions:
- a CDS encoding tetratricopeptide repeat protein, which encodes MYLISLIAVLSLSIVFLLVFLLKTFLAPHKITRIEKNINAGRYTNAIKQAKSALAKNPQNFAARYLLGKAYLADDKPELALAEFKIIGKTKVFTNIKEEIEFRSTIARLYLKFDQPEEALKEYALLVKLDPHCADFHYCIGQLFEQKNMSDMAINYYKRAIDLNPKHAPAYAALGLLYFRSGLLSDAKEAIDTVLKFGPDNTDALYYQGRLLRETKDYAHALTALEKAARDPALRKKCFIEKGRCYLEAQSTEKALFEFERALKLTKQDDSPATLQLRYFLAACYEKQREFDKAIEQWQLIRAVSPHFKDIAEKLSQYQGLQSNDHMKEYLTLSSVDFIRLCTVIAEQAFKLHVKSQKEMKQGCIIVGTPAEAEKWSNVRAQPKIIVFFRDSEIITDSFLRSLLEQMKTKAFTRGIVVSPSGFSRSAISFAETRPIDLIDEDSFKQLLENAEIAFKH
- a CDS encoding metallophosphoesterase; the encoded protein is MKILCVSDEIDALVYNHNIRGRYADIDLIISAGDLPMEYLEFIVSSLNKPLLFVFGNHNLNEFPYYHGTSSHQLMYINKRENLDFGFGSTYIGFKIKRESELIIMGVSGSMRYNNGLCQYTEAQMFRKILRLIPRLFINKIRYGRYLDILVTHAPPLGIHDKEDLCHKGFKCFLWFMRKFKPRFLLHGHIHLYDLQEKRVTKYHETTVINVYSQYILDTEEES
- a CDS encoding tetratricopeptide repeat protein is translated as MYKTRKYILVIKIAIFCTLCFFSKPLVAFDYFNEGKKLLMQHEPDKAVSLLFKASQEDPSNMHVHLYLGVAYLQTGKYVDAIYWLQKGKEGAGGDSYLYDYNLGNAFFMQNRYTDAEKSFTETLTKKSSFAPAVLNRANTYMKQEEYDKALQDYKTYLNLDFDSSQRPSIQRMISLLEARQHEIEIVKIREEARKAAEAEEKRLAEERYKNLRDSLETSLQDGKDADSISAGSEDTINYSEDYKLE